In Roseiconus lacunae, a genomic segment contains:
- a CDS encoding type VI secretion system Vgr family protein — protein sequence MALQQQNRLLNLNTILGDDVLLLTSFSGSEEMGRLFNYQLELISDDPSIRPEDIVGTPVGWSIELPDQSRRYWHGYVNSLSRGDVDFEDRRNYRVNVVPWLWFLTQTSDCKIFQEKKVPDIIDDVLGEYSFADFEPKFQQDHKDWEYCVQYRETDFNFLSRLMEQEGMFYFFEHSDGAHKMIITDHKTAYYNLPENTVDYPDDVGSRAIEDHFTSWERKYQFIPGKYAQTDYNFKTPSTSLASDSSSVVNLKDIGSYELYDYPGEYDEKSVGDTETRVRIEAEETRYDIVSATSFCKTFQVGGRFTVGEHRDSSEQGANYAITSIQHMASEPMAYETGGDNDLIYRNSISCISAERVYRTARQTAKPIISGIQTAVITGPPGEEIYPDEYGRVKCQFHWDRYGENDDKSSCWIRVSQGHAGAGFGAISIPRIGEEVVISFLEGDPDRPLITGRVYHAQNMPPFGLPDSKNISGVKTNSTKGGGGYNELIMDDTKSKELIRLHAQYDMDSTIEHDDRQTVHNDRSIQVDGTHTETIKKDTTITVTEGNWSRTISKGMSATTVKKEILVDSETQHIHVTAATEIKLEVGKSKLVMKADGSIELSGMNIAIDGKESVSIHGAAVTSKADNNNVMEGAMVLSKAKANNMIKGGMIMLN from the coding sequence ATGGCACTGCAACAACAAAACCGCCTGCTGAATCTCAACACGATTCTTGGTGACGATGTGTTGTTGCTAACGTCGTTTTCTGGCAGCGAAGAAATGGGGCGACTGTTCAATTACCAGCTCGAATTGATCAGTGATGATCCGTCGATCCGTCCCGAGGATATCGTCGGCACGCCAGTCGGTTGGAGTATCGAGTTGCCCGATCAGTCACGCCGTTACTGGCACGGCTATGTCAATAGCCTTTCACGAGGCGACGTCGATTTCGAGGATCGGCGGAATTATCGAGTCAACGTCGTTCCCTGGTTGTGGTTTTTGACCCAGACAAGCGACTGCAAGATCTTCCAGGAAAAAAAGGTTCCCGACATCATTGATGATGTCTTGGGCGAGTACAGCTTCGCGGATTTCGAACCAAAATTTCAGCAGGATCACAAGGATTGGGAGTATTGCGTTCAGTACCGTGAGACAGACTTCAATTTTCTGTCTCGTCTAATGGAGCAGGAAGGCATGTTCTATTTCTTTGAACATTCCGACGGCGCGCACAAAATGATCATCACCGATCACAAAACCGCTTATTACAACCTGCCCGAAAATACCGTCGATTACCCCGATGATGTCGGGTCCCGTGCGATCGAAGACCACTTCACCAGTTGGGAGCGGAAGTACCAGTTCATTCCTGGAAAATACGCCCAAACCGACTACAACTTCAAAACACCTAGTACCTCGCTGGCGAGTGACAGTAGCAGCGTGGTGAACTTGAAAGACATCGGTAGTTACGAACTATACGACTATCCCGGTGAATACGATGAAAAAAGCGTCGGCGATACCGAAACCCGGGTACGGATCGAAGCGGAAGAGACCCGCTACGATATTGTCTCCGCGACCAGTTTCTGCAAAACCTTCCAAGTCGGCGGGCGGTTTACCGTCGGCGAACACCGCGATTCTTCCGAGCAGGGTGCGAATTACGCAATCACCTCCATCCAGCACATGGCTAGCGAGCCGATGGCTTATGAAACCGGTGGTGATAACGATTTAATCTACCGTAATTCGATTAGCTGTATTTCCGCCGAACGGGTCTATCGGACCGCGCGGCAAACGGCGAAGCCGATCATTAGCGGAATCCAAACGGCCGTGATCACCGGCCCGCCCGGCGAGGAGATTTACCCGGATGAATATGGCCGGGTCAAATGCCAGTTTCACTGGGATCGGTATGGCGAGAACGACGACAAAAGCAGTTGCTGGATTCGGGTCTCACAAGGGCATGCGGGCGCCGGTTTCGGAGCGATCAGCATTCCTCGGATCGGCGAAGAAGTTGTGATTAGCTTCCTCGAAGGTGATCCCGATCGTCCGCTGATTACCGGTCGAGTCTATCACGCGCAGAACATGCCCCCGTTCGGCCTGCCGGATTCGAAAAATATCAGTGGCGTGAAAACCAACAGCACCAAAGGTGGTGGCGGTTACAACGAACTGATCATGGACGATACCAAGAGTAAAGAATTGATCCGGCTGCACGCCCAGTACGACATGGATTCGACGATCGAGCATGACGATCGTCAAACCGTCCACAACGATCGGTCAATCCAAGTCGATGGCACACATACCGAAACGATCAAGAAGGACACTACGATCACCGTGACCGAAGGTAACTGGAGCCGAACGATTTCCAAAGGGATGTCGGCAACGACAGTCAAGAAAGAAATCCTGGTCGATTCTGAAACTCAGCATATTCACGTCACCGCTGCGACCGAAATCAAATTGGAAGTCGGTAAATCGAAGTTGGTGATGAAGGCGGACGGAAGTATCGAGCTAAGTGGTATGAATATCGCAATCGACGGAAAAGAATCGGTCAGCATTCATGGTGCCGCGGTGACTTCGAAAGCGGATAACAACAACGTGATGGAAGGCGCGATGGTGTTGTCAAAAGCGAAAGCGAACAACATGATCAAGGGCGGCATGATTATGTTGAATTAG
- a CDS encoding DUF2169 family type VI secretion system accessory protein, with the protein MTESTAEPMQTMILPSVNDAGQSLLAVITKQTFDINDGGCLERAERDAPLREADEYYGEGDPETCSVRYEADLAPFKIGTDVIVIGSAHAPDGKAIRQLEVAVDVGTQRKLIRVFGDRHCRFREGGVPEFSAPEPFVKLPIQYERAYGGVDRISEPGLEFPYPRNHVGKGFVCKNTRETIEGLALPNLEDPADLLTPERLCLESVGSWNQMPLPQGLGWFQKTWYPRCSFVGAVPGFVGPDEVMKEEQLGLVPRQQISLARQFKLPSFDVRFNSGASIGLSFAPMRGDEVLTLHHMTPDRMLIIRLPNQSPTLTLDIGDGPQPLPPVLHTVCVRVEDRQVDLVWRGAIAKEDRHWITKLENLEASAT; encoded by the coding sequence GTGACCGAATCCACCGCGGAACCGATGCAAACGATGATCCTGCCCAGCGTGAACGATGCTGGGCAGTCGTTGTTGGCGGTGATCACCAAGCAGACCTTCGACATCAATGACGGGGGATGCCTCGAACGCGCAGAACGAGATGCTCCCCTCCGCGAAGCCGACGAATACTACGGCGAAGGTGATCCCGAAACGTGTTCGGTTCGCTACGAGGCGGATCTGGCTCCCTTCAAGATCGGTACCGATGTCATCGTCATCGGTTCGGCACATGCCCCCGATGGAAAAGCGATACGACAGCTTGAGGTGGCGGTCGATGTCGGCACACAACGCAAGTTAATTCGTGTGTTTGGCGATCGTCACTGCCGCTTTCGCGAAGGTGGCGTACCCGAGTTTTCTGCACCGGAACCGTTCGTCAAGCTGCCGATTCAATACGAGCGTGCTTATGGAGGCGTCGATCGAATCAGTGAACCGGGCCTGGAGTTTCCCTATCCGCGGAATCACGTCGGAAAAGGCTTCGTTTGTAAGAATACTCGTGAAACGATCGAAGGGCTCGCGCTGCCTAATCTGGAAGATCCAGCCGATTTGCTCACCCCGGAACGACTGTGTCTGGAATCGGTCGGGTCTTGGAATCAGATGCCCTTGCCACAAGGATTGGGATGGTTTCAAAAGACATGGTACCCACGATGCTCCTTTGTCGGGGCCGTGCCTGGTTTTGTCGGCCCGGACGAAGTGATGAAGGAAGAGCAACTTGGTTTGGTGCCGCGACAGCAAATTTCGTTGGCTCGCCAGTTCAAGTTGCCGAGCTTTGACGTTCGGTTTAACAGCGGTGCTTCGATCGGACTGTCGTTCGCACCGATGCGCGGCGACGAAGTTCTAACATTGCACCACATGACACCGGATCGCATGCTGATCATTCGGTTGCCTAATCAATCGCCAACGCTCACACTGGACATTGGTGACGGGCCACAACCCCTTCCGCCGGTGCTACATACGGTATGTGTTCGCGTCGAAGACCGGCAAGTCGATCTGGTTTGGCGGGGGGCGATCGCGAAAGAAGATCGGCACTGGATCACCAAGCTGGAAAATTTGGAGGCGAGCGCGACTTAG
- a CDS encoding DUF2169 domain-containing protein — protein MTSLSLSIEHNMRIVLTVIAGPGTGQKHWRRDRGTMTIGRTEYADFVIPGDPALSSVHFELRFDSTSCSLRDLESSNGTQVNGELATQVALQNGDRIRAGGSEFLVTLEGLSTRQTQSLASTSPANTGTDGREEQQIVLPGQSPEGQHLLSILLKRTYDLRRGSACVRSEKDEPINPADLFYDDPMNTSVKFESDFCPFKLATDVVLLGKAYAPNQTTTRQMIASLAIGSYQKSLFIVGDRRCQYRRGQAPAISDPLPFESIDLRYENAYGGVDIQTDPALSYPYPRNHLGKGFIVKATKKTLQDLSLPNIEDPNDPLTPDRLAIEEYEHWERQPQPQGFGWYSKYCQPRAKLAGIMPADRATEQELRAMYAEAVPEEQRQQYIEAQIPDMDFRFFSGASPGLVREFLRGDEVISTQGVTLEGEFQFRLPGERPVMSLDIGGGDQQPEVVLHTVQIRMEDRQVDLVWRGAIPYPGLDWLPEMPKMEVLIG, from the coding sequence ATGACTTCACTTTCTCTGTCGATTGAACACAACATGCGCATCGTCTTGACCGTCATCGCGGGACCCGGAACGGGGCAAAAACATTGGCGACGCGATCGTGGAACCATGACGATCGGGCGGACGGAGTACGCAGACTTTGTCATCCCCGGCGATCCCGCGTTGTCTTCGGTCCATTTCGAGTTGCGGTTCGACTCGACGTCGTGTTCGCTGCGTGACCTGGAAAGCAGTAACGGAACGCAGGTCAATGGCGAACTCGCAACACAGGTTGCACTTCAAAACGGTGACCGAATTCGAGCCGGCGGGAGCGAGTTTCTTGTCACCCTTGAAGGTCTTTCGACAAGGCAAACGCAGTCGCTTGCAAGTACGTCGCCGGCAAACACCGGAACCGACGGACGCGAAGAGCAGCAGATCGTATTGCCGGGGCAATCGCCGGAAGGCCAGCACCTTTTGTCGATCCTCTTAAAGCGAACCTATGACCTGCGGCGGGGATCGGCGTGTGTGCGTTCGGAGAAAGACGAGCCGATCAACCCGGCCGATCTGTTTTACGACGATCCAATGAACACATCGGTCAAGTTCGAGAGCGATTTCTGTCCGTTTAAGTTGGCAACCGATGTGGTGCTTCTTGGAAAAGCGTACGCACCCAATCAAACAACGACGCGGCAAATGATTGCTTCGCTAGCGATCGGAAGCTACCAAAAGAGTCTCTTCATCGTTGGCGATCGGCGCTGTCAATACCGACGTGGACAAGCACCTGCGATTTCAGATCCGTTGCCGTTCGAATCGATCGACTTGCGGTACGAAAACGCATACGGCGGCGTCGATATCCAGACCGACCCCGCGCTTTCATACCCATATCCACGCAATCATTTGGGCAAGGGGTTCATTGTCAAGGCGACGAAGAAGACACTTCAAGATTTGTCGCTGCCCAATATCGAAGATCCCAACGATCCGTTGACGCCGGATCGGTTGGCGATTGAGGAATACGAGCACTGGGAACGACAGCCCCAGCCGCAGGGATTTGGCTGGTATTCAAAGTATTGTCAGCCAAGGGCGAAGTTGGCCGGGATCATGCCCGCCGACCGCGCCACCGAACAGGAGCTGCGGGCGATGTATGCCGAAGCGGTACCCGAAGAACAACGGCAACAGTATATCGAGGCACAAATTCCCGACATGGATTTTCGCTTCTTCAGTGGCGCGTCACCGGGATTGGTACGCGAATTCCTGCGAGGCGACGAAGTGATCTCGACACAAGGGGTGACGCTCGAAGGCGAGTTTCAATTTCGATTGCCGGGCGAACGTCCCGTGATGAGCCTGGACATCGGCGGCGGTGATCAACAGCCCGAAGTCGTATTGCATACCGTTCAAATTCGAATGGAAGACCGCCAAGTGGACTTGGTCTGGCGAGGCGCCATTCCCTACCCCGGACTCGACTGGCTTCCGGAGATGCCAAAAATGGAGGTCTTGATCGGATGA
- a CDS encoding RHS repeat-associated core domain-containing protein, protein MTSMQGIVSAGHPVDVASGVLFEANTDFRLDGRMPLEFKRHYSTALLDSPAGILGPGWAASLDCLLRWSDESIEFVDESGGMIRFETTPERLRTGEVVRALGAFLELRLESDGTIVVTSWNTETFLVTRYLFESPTRFETAVTGPANGTAKLKGIENTAGYGVDLFYNENEQLVRAAQRRERRALSFDYDAAGRLVRLGFQGSDGETQSAMHYEYDPNGRLNAIRDPVGASEQYEYDLNGRLTRIVQKDGAVWSFQFDDRGRCIVATGQNNFDFKSFRYFDATRTTEVTDSHGFVTKYHWLPTGQVWQQVAPSGATTFTRYDEFGRITESVDAVGGVETNEYDDVGNLASSANALGQVTAYTHNDRRQITSVTLPNGALIERRYDQQGRIIAVEGPCESSGQFRWNRSGDLESFTNARGEQQHFQYNAFGDVIRTEDCDGTIVRFEYDAFGKKTKRINHIGVETELAYDAMFRLTQISDSNGKTTRFRYDRAGNRIRESGSDGFVRTHTYGTCGRLTETVEPDGRRLRYQWDTEPGRLLSLSLNGDQTYRYEYDSDGRTRREISYDGRTLTFERDPAGLIRSVTNGAGEITQFDRDIAGQITRITNADGAIKEYQYDALNLMVAAVNEASEVEFERDQLGRIVVESQNGVAVTSTYDGFGIRTSLKSDIGLDVVYEYQSALTPKSVTVNGTSTFRFEHDYAGREQRRVRDDSFEMQLIYGDAGQLTEQWVGRNNAQPGAPERLQLSDTVMAHRRYSYDDAGELARVEDARFGTSEYRYDEAGRLTEQRRESETFEQFSYDARGTRSRWAIAGAKTQADGQFGVEVGLANQVLTQDDAEFVYDSDGRLTHKIVHRGTDSEQTWDYHWDSEGFLTSVVLPTGQEWFYDYDALGRRVCKRGPDVQLRYIWDDHFILHELREESTQGTDAAQTIETWVYEPDGLRPIATVQSGECFGVITDQVGAPRELIDADGKVVWSARYLAWGKLDEQTIATEGVGCDLRFPGQWFDPESGLHYNRFRYYSPDTATYISRDPIRLDGGLLEYAYVPNPCLWIDFFGLDAAGVKSGPENETVYVVREGNKPDGDVLYVGITKQDVSDRQSQHRQDPSRKNWVLMPLTDTEGNEIRVRHGVAKGIEQGLIDHYGIQNPGPTQGLKKGPLVNEINSMSPNRDSKVRKPRMKAGKPYVDEFLENEKTSDKRGQCTK, encoded by the coding sequence ATGACTTCAATGCAAGGGATCGTCAGCGCAGGTCACCCCGTCGATGTCGCCAGTGGCGTTCTGTTTGAAGCCAATACTGATTTTCGGCTCGACGGTCGCATGCCGCTGGAATTCAAGCGACATTACTCCACGGCCTTGTTGGATTCGCCCGCCGGCATTCTCGGCCCTGGCTGGGCTGCGTCACTCGATTGCCTGTTGCGATGGAGTGACGAATCGATCGAATTCGTCGATGAATCGGGTGGAATGATCCGCTTTGAAACTACGCCGGAGCGATTGCGCACCGGTGAGGTGGTTCGAGCACTCGGCGCTTTCCTCGAGCTGCGTCTCGAATCCGACGGAACCATCGTGGTCACGTCATGGAACACCGAGACATTCCTTGTCACCCGGTATTTGTTCGAAAGTCCGACGCGGTTTGAAACGGCTGTTACCGGCCCGGCGAACGGTACGGCTAAATTAAAAGGAATCGAAAATACGGCCGGCTACGGCGTCGATCTGTTCTACAACGAAAATGAACAACTTGTCCGCGCCGCCCAACGTCGTGAACGCCGCGCCCTTTCGTTCGATTACGACGCCGCCGGACGACTCGTTCGACTCGGATTTCAGGGGAGCGACGGCGAAACTCAGTCGGCGATGCACTACGAGTATGATCCCAATGGACGATTAAACGCGATCCGCGATCCCGTCGGTGCCTCCGAACAATACGAGTACGACTTGAACGGCCGGCTAACGCGGATCGTTCAAAAGGACGGTGCCGTTTGGTCGTTCCAATTCGACGACCGAGGTCGATGTATTGTCGCGACGGGACAGAATAACTTCGACTTCAAGAGCTTTCGCTATTTCGATGCGACGCGCACAACCGAAGTCACCGACAGCCATGGATTCGTCACCAAGTACCATTGGCTTCCAACCGGTCAAGTTTGGCAACAGGTTGCTCCCAGTGGCGCGACGACTTTTACCCGTTACGACGAGTTCGGACGGATCACCGAATCGGTCGACGCCGTTGGCGGAGTCGAAACGAACGAGTACGATGACGTCGGTAACCTTGCCAGTTCCGCCAATGCCTTGGGGCAAGTCACCGCGTACACTCACAACGATCGGCGACAGATCACTTCGGTCACACTGCCCAACGGAGCGTTGATTGAGCGTCGATATGATCAACAAGGGCGCATCATCGCGGTCGAAGGGCCCTGCGAATCGTCTGGACAGTTTCGTTGGAACCGAAGCGGCGACCTGGAAAGCTTCACCAATGCTCGCGGTGAACAGCAACACTTCCAATACAATGCCTTCGGTGATGTGATCCGCACCGAAGATTGCGACGGAACGATCGTCCGATTTGAATATGACGCCTTTGGAAAAAAGACCAAACGGATCAATCACATTGGCGTCGAAACCGAACTCGCCTATGACGCGATGTTTCGGTTGACTCAGATCAGCGATTCGAACGGCAAGACCACTCGCTTTCGATACGATCGGGCCGGCAATCGAATTCGTGAATCTGGATCAGACGGCTTCGTGCGTACCCATACCTACGGCACTTGCGGTCGCTTGACCGAAACGGTGGAACCAGACGGTCGCCGCTTGCGATACCAGTGGGATACCGAGCCGGGACGCTTGCTGAGTCTTTCACTGAACGGTGATCAGACCTATCGCTATGAATATGACTCCGATGGACGGACTCGCCGCGAAATCAGCTATGACGGACGGACCTTAACTTTCGAACGCGATCCTGCCGGTTTGATCCGTTCGGTGACCAACGGTGCCGGTGAAATCACCCAGTTCGATCGAGATATTGCGGGGCAAATCACCCGGATTACTAATGCCGATGGCGCGATCAAGGAGTACCAGTACGACGCGTTGAACTTGATGGTGGCTGCCGTCAACGAGGCGAGTGAAGTTGAATTCGAACGCGATCAGCTCGGACGAATCGTTGTCGAATCTCAAAACGGCGTCGCGGTAACCAGCACGTACGACGGTTTCGGAATTCGCACGTCGCTGAAATCGGACATTGGGTTGGATGTCGTCTATGAATATCAATCGGCGCTAACTCCTAAGTCGGTCACGGTCAATGGAACATCGACCTTCAGATTCGAACACGATTACGCGGGCCGCGAGCAACGACGGGTCCGTGATGATAGTTTCGAAATGCAACTCATTTACGGTGATGCCGGGCAACTGACCGAACAATGGGTCGGCCGCAACAATGCTCAGCCCGGCGCGCCCGAGCGGTTGCAATTGTCCGATACCGTCATGGCCCACCGACGGTATTCGTATGACGATGCCGGAGAGTTGGCTCGCGTCGAGGATGCTCGTTTTGGCACTTCGGAATATCGATACGATGAAGCCGGGCGATTAACTGAACAACGTCGCGAGAGCGAGACGTTCGAGCAATTTAGCTATGACGCACGGGGGACACGATCACGGTGGGCCATAGCCGGAGCAAAGACGCAAGCCGATGGTCAGTTCGGTGTCGAAGTCGGCTTGGCCAATCAAGTGCTAACGCAAGATGATGCCGAATTCGTCTATGACTCCGATGGTCGTTTAACTCACAAGATTGTTCATCGTGGTACCGATAGCGAACAGACTTGGGACTACCACTGGGACAGCGAAGGCTTCTTAACGTCCGTTGTTCTGCCGACAGGGCAGGAATGGTTCTACGACTACGATGCCCTCGGACGGCGCGTTTGCAAACGCGGCCCCGATGTACAATTGCGGTACATCTGGGACGATCACTTCATCCTTCACGAGCTCCGCGAAGAATCAACCCAAGGCACAGACGCCGCGCAGACAATTGAAACATGGGTTTATGAGCCTGACGGACTACGACCGATCGCAACCGTCCAAAGTGGCGAATGTTTTGGCGTGATCACCGACCAAGTCGGCGCCCCACGCGAGCTAATTGATGCCGATGGTAAAGTCGTTTGGTCCGCACGATACCTGGCGTGGGGCAAACTCGACGAGCAAACGATCGCGACGGAGGGCGTCGGGTGTGATTTGCGTTTCCCCGGGCAATGGTTTGACCCCGAATCAGGCTTACATTACAACCGCTTTCGGTATTACAGCCCGGACACCGCGACTTACATCTCTCGCGATCCGATTCGATTGGATGGCGGACTGCTGGAATACGCTTACGTACCCAATCCGTGCTTGTGGATCGACTTCTTTGGGCTCGACGCGGCAGGTGTCAAATCTGGCCCCGAAAATGAAACCGTCTATGTGGTCCGGGAGGGCAACAAGCCGGACGGCGATGTGCTATACGTCGGGATCACCAAGCAAGATGTCTCCGATCGTCAGTCGCAGCACCGCCAAGATCCGTCGCGGAAAAACTGGGTTTTGATGCCGCTAACGGATACCGAGGGAAATGAAATTCGGGTACGTCACGGAGTCGCGAAGGGAATTGAACAAGGATTGATCGATCACTATGGTATCCAGAACCCCGGGCCGACTCAGGGACTGAAGAAGGGGCCGTTGGTGAACGAAATCAACAGCATGTCGCCCAACCGAGATTCGAAGGTTCGAAAACCACGGATGAAGGCTGGCAAGCCGTACGTTGATGAGTTCCTCGAAAACGAAAAGACAAGCGACAAACGCGGACAGTGCACCAAGTAG
- a CDS encoding Imm26 family immunity protein, with amino-acid sequence MGWLSTNTNAAGDGSDQSLFYSDSGLDACSDYLGKLAELYRDEFDRRPTLNEIFYHVETGLNERLDELVADSIDSVSSLTAKTKKRPAKPKAVLGDIVAIPLARHVFVYGRVVEVLKRDDVVVELFDLVTSTPANIVRVVEASALAQFRLEQTGVHWQHWKVIGNQSVADDYVVKKVAYSLPCFVAEIEFTECLQKAGQLPESFRLYADVNASHPKLREDELASLATIMQFLQDKSLLTDEGIAELESGKLPNDFSLHSGLLTEAGNQFYEKVFKKDYQSGYFLTDTATKIEQFWSENQ; translated from the coding sequence ATGGGATGGTTATCAACTAACACAAATGCGGCCGGTGACGGCAGTGACCAATCACTGTTCTATAGCGACAGTGGACTCGACGCCTGTTCCGATTATTTGGGAAAATTGGCAGAGCTTTATCGTGACGAGTTCGATCGACGGCCGACGCTGAACGAGATTTTCTATCATGTCGAAACCGGATTAAACGAGCGACTCGACGAATTGGTCGCCGATTCGATCGACTCGGTATCGTCGCTCACGGCCAAAACAAAAAAACGCCCGGCCAAACCGAAAGCGGTACTCGGTGATATCGTCGCGATTCCGTTGGCCCGCCATGTGTTTGTTTACGGTCGGGTTGTCGAAGTCTTGAAGCGAGATGATGTCGTGGTCGAATTATTCGATCTCGTCACTTCGACGCCGGCAAACATCGTTAGAGTCGTCGAGGCTTCCGCTCTCGCTCAGTTTCGACTTGAGCAAACCGGGGTGCACTGGCAGCATTGGAAGGTGATTGGGAATCAATCCGTCGCCGATGATTATGTTGTCAAAAAGGTCGCCTACAGCTTGCCTTGCTTCGTCGCCGAAATCGAATTTACGGAGTGCTTGCAAAAAGCAGGTCAGCTTCCCGAATCGTTCCGGCTTTATGCGGATGTCAATGCGTCGCATCCCAAGCTACGCGAAGACGAACTGGCATCGCTTGCGACAATCATGCAGTTCTTGCAAGACAAATCGCTGTTGACCGATGAAGGTATCGCCGAGCTTGAATCCGGAAAACTTCCCAATGACTTTTCGCTGCATTCGGGGTTGCTAACCGAGGCCGGGAATCAGTTCTACGAAAAGGTCTTTAAAAAAGACTATCAATCAGGTTACTTCTTGACCGACACAGCGACTAAGATCGAACAATTCTGGAGCGAGAACCAGTAG
- a CDS encoding trypsin-like peptidase domain-containing protein: MLIRRIVSNLICLGSIFAFWAPSHAQEHSWTSTTGSQIDADLVEIDSDQVTLKINGRPAPLVVGLDKLTEQSRYQAYEIWFNRQDAKQFQMIRQHLEGMVQRPGAVSRLLLEIHKVIPESPYAGVWAAAGISEGENDNVFAKRLLQQSIERIENQQEHLPGRHSMTLASAYNNLGVVALKDRGGNQAAASFTDAIRHSGVVSPILEHNAQLVAQGDTEQISLFELAPRLRSELLTSLASANVSTTKPRLDNSFYYMLDFELPLEAGAASRKIEGLEAPSVYSELMAIGTGFVVAPGIVVTSQQLLKDYERSANLIVTVGTTQQGAFKSLLCKSCLLESTYGYVNRLQSYSGGGASTVFTNFRVVRPASGTANATLMALHVPGLDAEPLLIADDTPKVDSELKLYGYKPGQQMVAEGVQQYEGKVMSSPTPNGIQVVSHDTTNGNRGGPLVDDNNVVHGMVFGLPSNSLDKGGQAFGARIIRGWFNRHVRTTSLKTPDENDSRRQINVEDSVVPVFIWETRRGGKLFSEVADGSAPSESLLIKNSWCLACGGTGLCDCPSCTGGMQSYRTKDVIARSAIAGDIIGTVVKKKKCSTCSGKSKLRCKICSKGRI, from the coding sequence ATGCTTATTCGCCGAATTGTCTCAAATTTGATATGCCTCGGTAGCATCTTTGCCTTCTGGGCACCCTCCCACGCACAAGAACATTCCTGGACAAGCACAACCGGCTCGCAGATCGACGCTGATTTGGTTGAAATCGACTCGGATCAAGTGACGTTAAAGATCAACGGGCGCCCTGCACCGCTGGTTGTCGGACTGGATAAGTTGACGGAGCAATCTCGATACCAAGCGTATGAAATCTGGTTCAATCGCCAAGATGCAAAGCAATTCCAAATGATTCGACAGCACCTTGAGGGAATGGTGCAACGCCCGGGAGCGGTCAGTCGCTTGTTGCTGGAGATACACAAAGTCATCCCGGAAAGCCCATACGCCGGGGTTTGGGCTGCCGCCGGAATTTCCGAAGGCGAGAATGACAACGTGTTTGCTAAACGCCTGCTACAACAATCGATTGAGCGAATCGAGAATCAACAAGAGCACCTACCGGGGCGTCATTCAATGACGCTAGCATCGGCTTACAACAACTTGGGTGTGGTGGCCCTGAAGGATCGTGGCGGAAACCAAGCTGCTGCGTCGTTTACAGATGCGATTCGTCATTCCGGAGTCGTTTCGCCGATCCTTGAACACAATGCTCAATTGGTCGCGCAAGGTGATACCGAACAGATCAGTCTTTTCGAACTCGCACCAAGACTAAGAAGCGAGTTGCTCACATCACTTGCTTCTGCGAATGTCAGTACGACCAAGCCACGACTAGACAATTCCTTTTATTACATGCTGGATTTTGAGCTACCACTTGAGGCCGGCGCGGCGAGTCGAAAAATAGAAGGGCTCGAGGCACCAAGTGTTTATTCGGAGCTGATGGCGATCGGAACGGGTTTTGTCGTCGCACCGGGCATCGTCGTCACATCACAACAGCTACTGAAGGACTATGAGCGTTCGGCGAACTTGATTGTCACCGTTGGTACAACGCAACAAGGTGCATTCAAATCACTTCTTTGCAAATCCTGTCTGCTCGAATCGACCTACGGTTATGTCAATCGCTTGCAGTCTTATAGCGGAGGCGGAGCTTCAACCGTCTTCACCAATTTTCGCGTGGTGCGTCCGGCAAGTGGAACTGCAAATGCAACTTTGATGGCGTTGCACGTACCGGGATTAGATGCCGAGCCACTGCTGATCGCCGATGACACGCCGAAGGTCGATTCCGAACTGAAGCTTTACGGTTACAAACCAGGGCAGCAAATGGTCGCCGAGGGCGTTCAACAATATGAAGGGAAAGTCATGTCATCGCCGACGCCCAACGGTATTCAGGTTGTCAGTCACGATACGACCAACGGAAACCGTGGGGGTCCACTTGTTGATGACAACAACGTCGTTCATGGAATGGTATTCGGACTTCCGTCCAATTCACTCGACAAAGGTGGTCAGGCATTTGGTGCCAGAATCATTCGCGGTTGGTTTAATCGCCATGTCAGAACGACATCATTAAAAACGCCTGATGAGAACGATTCGCGCCGACAGATTAACGTCGAAGATTCAGTTGTCCCTGTTTTCATCTGGGAAACCCGACGCGGTGGGAAACTATTCAGCGAAGTGGCGGACGGATCGGCGCCGAGCGAGTCGTTGCTGATCAAAAACTCTTGGTGTCTCGCCTGTGGCGGAACGGGACTCTGTGACTGCCCTTCCTGCACCGGAGGAATGCAGAGCTACCGAACGAAGGACGTGATCGCTCGATCCGCGATTGCCGGAGACATTATCGGCACCGTCGTCAAGAAAAAGAAATGCAGTACTTGCAGCGGTAAGAGCAAACTACGATGCAAAATCTGCTCGAAAGGCCGTATCTAA